A window of Pomacea canaliculata isolate SZHN2017 linkage group LG3, ASM307304v1, whole genome shotgun sequence contains these coding sequences:
- the LOC112559061 gene encoding uncharacterized protein LOC112559061 isoform X3, protein MVQTIASIYAQQRKPLSELDREGFNILHRLTKFKVTHKKKVQILKVLFQAGLNLDCKCKHGETALQMAVKQEQWKFARALVTLGADVHERDPGGRHILQMIATQNISDDQIDGCISFITLLNQSDVDFNVRCPNGDSFFQLAARHGNWQILEKVVVHVTLDIKDVDTKDDEGFTVLQRLASSESAYHIHLLQFLLEKGARCDTLNFRGDSAMHLAAEKNNWYIIEQLLASETKPHSDPTTAETDCQIGDTSACKHILHTTDTDGAGRAHFDIDLKDHSGNTVLYLSAKKGKWDLVHKLLMLGSDATLTDDKGHTVMYWLAAEDHATIANDRQRKKVLQCLKISSVALDEKDDFGDTLIQVAARNKNLDIVNILLDAVEDINMIDSSGFTILHRAVLCNPSVSLHIVKTLIDKEVDIECRCPDGNTALHLAANSRNWTVVQMLLENGADASSADNQGMSVLHRFLTPSQMKGSSCELSDCWLFNGEKRSLALVRLMVSRGAKINSTGPNGLTPVWLAVIKRKWSIVEFLLLCEATVPINTPYLFHELAKDTSVDAVLATTITSQLVRRGLNINEMTGDTPLNLAAKYQNWKVVRAFLEHGADASIVDSEGLFVCHRLLMDSGQSNFSEVNHFIYLMTKNGFDINQASRAGQNALQLALQRDEWKIFWCLVQYGASYRFLFCRKKNILENVFQCPRQMIKADNVKKFMLYVTDKDLFSRNGQNEIEMLKRKALIKCLSQYNWPVATVLVQCGVDISSSVEGEPILYIHLVREYLCSDTI, encoded by the exons ATGGTTCAAACAATAGCGAGTATATATGCGCAACAAAGAAAACCTTTAAGCGAGCTTGATAGAGAGGGATTCAACATACTTCACAGACTTACAAAATTCAAAGtcacacacaagaaaaaggtTCAGATTTTGAAGGTCTTATTCCAAGCAGGTTTAAATCTCGATTGTAAGTGTAAACATGGCGAAACAGCTCTACAGATGGCTGTAAAGCAAGAACAGTGGAAGTTTGCTAGAGCTCTGGTCACCCTTGGGGCAGATGTTCATGAACGAGATCCGGGAGGACGTCACATCCTTCAAATGATCGCTACACAAAATATCAGTGATGATCAGATTGATGGCTGCATTTCATTCATAACTCTTCTCAATCAATCAGATGTAGACTTTAATGTAAGGTGTCCGAACGGGGACTCATTCTTTCAGTTAGCTGCCCGTCACGGCAACTGGCAGATATTGGAGAAGGTGGTTGTTCATGTAACCCTCGATATAAAAGACGTCGATACAAAAGACGATGAAGGATTTACAGTTCTTCAAAGGCTGGCCAGTAGTGAAAGTGCCTACCATATTCATCTTCTTCAATTTCTTTTGGAGAAAGGAGCCAGATGTGACACGCTGAATTTTAGGGGGGATAGCGCCATGCACTTGGCTGCAGAGAAAAATAACTGGTATATAATTGAACAGTTGCTTGCAAGTGAGACTAAGCCCCATTCAGATCCGACCACTGCTGAAACGGATTGTCAAATCGGTGATACAAGTGCCTGTAAACACATATTACACACCACAGACACAGATGGGGCAGGAAGGGCACATTTCGATATAGACCTAAAAGATCATTCTGGAAACACAGTTTTATATCTGAGCGCCAAGAAAGGGAAATGGGATTTGGTTCATAAGTTGCTGATGCTTGGCTCAGATGCCACGTTAACTGATGACAAAGGCCACACGGTCATGTACTGGCTAGCGGCTGAAGACCATGCGACGATTGCAAATgacagacagaggaagaaagTTCTACAATGCTTGAAAATCTCAAGTGTAGCCCTGGATGAAAAAGATGACTTCGGGGACACATTGATACAAGTTGCTgccagaaacaaaaatttagatATCGTGAATATACTTCTTGATGCCGTGGAGGACATCAACATGATTGACAGTAGTGGCTTTACTATTCTGCACAGAGCCGTGCTGTGTAACCCATCGGTGTCTTTGCACATCGTAAAGACCTTAATTGACAAAGAGGTGGACATAGAATGTCGCTGTCCAGATGGCAATACCGCCCTGCATCTGGCTGCTAATAGCAGGAACTGGACTGTCGTGCAAATGTTGCTCGAGAATGGAGCAGACGCTAGCAGCGCTGACAATCAAGGGATGTCGGTTTTACACAGATTCCTAACACCATCTCAAATGAAAGGTTCTTCTTGTGAGCTTTCAGACTGTTGGTTGTTCAATGGTGAGAAAAGATCGCTGGCCCTAGTAAGACTAATGGTTAGTAGAGGTGCCAAAATAAACTCTACAGGTCCGAATGGCTTGACGCCGGTGTGGCTCGCTGTCATTAAGAGAAAATGGAGCATTGtagaatttcttcttctttgtgaGGCTACAGTCCCAATAAACACACCATACCTTTTTCATGAACTAGCCAAGGACACTAGCGTAGATGCTGTTTTGGCAACAACAATCACAAGTCAACTGGTCAGGCGTGGCCTTAATATCAACGAGATGACGGGCGACACGCCGTTGAACCTGGCAGCTAAATATCAAAACTGGAAAGTCGTGCGCGCGTTTCTGGAACATGGGGCTGATGCAAGTATCGTAGATAGCGAGGGATTGTTTGTGTGTCACAGACTTCTGATGGACAGTGGTCAGAGTAACTTTTCTGAAGTAAATCACTTTATCTACTTAATGACAAAGAATGGGTTTGATATCAACCAGGCAAGTAGAGCTGGACAGAATGCCTTACAGCTAGCGTTACAAAGGGACGAGTGGAAGATCTTTTGGTGTCTGGTCCAGTATGGGGCATCTTACCGTTTTCTcttttgtagaaagaaaaacattttggaaaACGTTTTTCAGTGTCCAAGACAAATGATTAAGGCAGATAACGTTAAAAAATTTATGTTATATGTCACAGATAAAGACTTGTTTTCCAGAAATGGACAAAACgaaatagaaatgttgaaaCGCAAAGCACTTATAAAGTGTTTGTCACAGTATAACTGGCCTGTAGCCACAGTACTTGTCCAGTGTGGAGTAGACATCAGCAGCAGTGTTGAGG GGGAGCCAATCCTTTACATACACCTCGTGCGGGAATATCTCTGTTCAGACACTATTTGA
- the LOC112559061 gene encoding uncharacterized protein LOC112559061 isoform X1, which translates to MVQTIASIYAQQRKPLSELDREGFNILHRLTKFKVTHKKKVQILKVLFQAGLNLDCKCKHGETALQMAVKQEQWKFARALVTLGADVHERDPGGRHILQMIATQNISDDQIDGCISFITLLNQSDVDFNVRCPNGDSFFQLAARHGNWQILEKVVVHVTLDIKDVDTKDDEGFTVLQRLASSESAYHIHLLQFLLEKGARCDTLNFRGDSAMHLAAEKNNWYIIEQLLASETKPHSDPTTAETDCQIGDTSACKHILHTTDTDGAGRAHFDIDLKDHSGNTVLYLSAKKGKWDLVHKLLMLGSDATLTDDKGHTVMYWLAAEDHATIANDRQRKKVLQCLKISSVALDEKDDFGDTLIQVAARNKNLDIVNILLDAVEDINMIDSSGFTILHRAVLCNPSVSLHIVKTLIDKEVDIECRCPDGNTALHLAANSRNWTVVQMLLENGADASSADNQGMSVLHRFLTPSQMKGSSCELSDCWLFNGEKRSLALVRLMVSRGAKINSTGPNGLTPVWLAVIKRKWSIVEFLLLCEATVPINTPYLFHELAKDTSVDAVLATTITSQLVRRGLNINEMTGDTPLNLAAKYQNWKVVRAFLEHGADASIVDSEGLFVCHRLLMDSGQSNFSEVNHFIYLMTKNGFDINQASRAGQNALQLALQRDEWKIFWCLVQYGASYRFLFCRKKNILENVFQCPRQMIKADNVKKFMLYVTDKDLFSRNGQNEIEMLKRKALIKCLSQYNWPVATVLVQCGVDISSSVEGKPLLHYVLFKYERQDHEMWLSFLDALLARGLDINCENGDGRTVLFYHDVYCSAECSNDDFNLLFHALIDRGANPLHTPRAGISLFRHYLNLEDTVGITLLKLLVQTGKLTIQARLTKPFKPRAATRSSCQQTSECSLTKIAFDTKKVFAFKLLVESGASSNKELVELATRTESTLNSKTRKDGRMLEVLCQAAHQPRSLKSLCRLTVLEAVGYGPQRIHRLMALPIPLLLKKYFLFSDITLEDQDLEGQKEKF; encoded by the coding sequence ATGGTTCAAACAATAGCGAGTATATATGCGCAACAAAGAAAACCTTTAAGCGAGCTTGATAGAGAGGGATTCAACATACTTCACAGACTTACAAAATTCAAAGtcacacacaagaaaaaggtTCAGATTTTGAAGGTCTTATTCCAAGCAGGTTTAAATCTCGATTGTAAGTGTAAACATGGCGAAACAGCTCTACAGATGGCTGTAAAGCAAGAACAGTGGAAGTTTGCTAGAGCTCTGGTCACCCTTGGGGCAGATGTTCATGAACGAGATCCGGGAGGACGTCACATCCTTCAAATGATCGCTACACAAAATATCAGTGATGATCAGATTGATGGCTGCATTTCATTCATAACTCTTCTCAATCAATCAGATGTAGACTTTAATGTAAGGTGTCCGAACGGGGACTCATTCTTTCAGTTAGCTGCCCGTCACGGCAACTGGCAGATATTGGAGAAGGTGGTTGTTCATGTAACCCTCGATATAAAAGACGTCGATACAAAAGACGATGAAGGATTTACAGTTCTTCAAAGGCTGGCCAGTAGTGAAAGTGCCTACCATATTCATCTTCTTCAATTTCTTTTGGAGAAAGGAGCCAGATGTGACACGCTGAATTTTAGGGGGGATAGCGCCATGCACTTGGCTGCAGAGAAAAATAACTGGTATATAATTGAACAGTTGCTTGCAAGTGAGACTAAGCCCCATTCAGATCCGACCACTGCTGAAACGGATTGTCAAATCGGTGATACAAGTGCCTGTAAACACATATTACACACCACAGACACAGATGGGGCAGGAAGGGCACATTTCGATATAGACCTAAAAGATCATTCTGGAAACACAGTTTTATATCTGAGCGCCAAGAAAGGGAAATGGGATTTGGTTCATAAGTTGCTGATGCTTGGCTCAGATGCCACGTTAACTGATGACAAAGGCCACACGGTCATGTACTGGCTAGCGGCTGAAGACCATGCGACGATTGCAAATgacagacagaggaagaaagTTCTACAATGCTTGAAAATCTCAAGTGTAGCCCTGGATGAAAAAGATGACTTCGGGGACACATTGATACAAGTTGCTgccagaaacaaaaatttagatATCGTGAATATACTTCTTGATGCCGTGGAGGACATCAACATGATTGACAGTAGTGGCTTTACTATTCTGCACAGAGCCGTGCTGTGTAACCCATCGGTGTCTTTGCACATCGTAAAGACCTTAATTGACAAAGAGGTGGACATAGAATGTCGCTGTCCAGATGGCAATACCGCCCTGCATCTGGCTGCTAATAGCAGGAACTGGACTGTCGTGCAAATGTTGCTCGAGAATGGAGCAGACGCTAGCAGCGCTGACAATCAAGGGATGTCGGTTTTACACAGATTCCTAACACCATCTCAAATGAAAGGTTCTTCTTGTGAGCTTTCAGACTGTTGGTTGTTCAATGGTGAGAAAAGATCGCTGGCCCTAGTAAGACTAATGGTTAGTAGAGGTGCCAAAATAAACTCTACAGGTCCGAATGGCTTGACGCCGGTGTGGCTCGCTGTCATTAAGAGAAAATGGAGCATTGtagaatttcttcttctttgtgaGGCTACAGTCCCAATAAACACACCATACCTTTTTCATGAACTAGCCAAGGACACTAGCGTAGATGCTGTTTTGGCAACAACAATCACAAGTCAACTGGTCAGGCGTGGCCTTAATATCAACGAGATGACGGGCGACACGCCGTTGAACCTGGCAGCTAAATATCAAAACTGGAAAGTCGTGCGCGCGTTTCTGGAACATGGGGCTGATGCAAGTATCGTAGATAGCGAGGGATTGTTTGTGTGTCACAGACTTCTGATGGACAGTGGTCAGAGTAACTTTTCTGAAGTAAATCACTTTATCTACTTAATGACAAAGAATGGGTTTGATATCAACCAGGCAAGTAGAGCTGGACAGAATGCCTTACAGCTAGCGTTACAAAGGGACGAGTGGAAGATCTTTTGGTGTCTGGTCCAGTATGGGGCATCTTACCGTTTTCTcttttgtagaaagaaaaacattttggaaaACGTTTTTCAGTGTCCAAGACAAATGATTAAGGCAGATAACGTTAAAAAATTTATGTTATATGTCACAGATAAAGACTTGTTTTCCAGAAATGGACAAAACgaaatagaaatgttgaaaCGCAAAGCACTTATAAAGTGTTTGTCACAGTATAACTGGCCTGTAGCCACAGTACTTGTCCAGTGTGGAGTAGACATCAGCAGCAGTGTTGAGGGTAAACCTCTGCTTCATTATGTCTTGTTTAAATATGAGCGACAAGATCATGAGATGTGGCTGTCTTTTCTAGATGCTTTGCTGGCTCGTGGTCTCGATATAAACTGTGAGAATGGAGACGGAAGaacagttcttttttatcatgaCGTGTACTGCAGTGCGGAATGTAGTAACGATGATTTTAACTTGCTTTTCCATGCATTAATCGACAGGGGAGCCAATCCTTTACATACACCTCGTGCGGGAATATCTCTGTTCAGACACTATTTGAATCTCGAGGATACCGTTGGTATTACCCTTCTCAAACTTCTCGTACAAACTGGTAAGCTAACCATTCAAGCGAGGCTAACAAAACCTTTCAAACCGAGGGCTGCAACACGCTCGTCTTGTCAGCAAACAAGTGAGTGTTCCCTTACTAAGATAGCATTTGACACAAAGAAGGTTTTTGCTTTTAAACTGCTCGTAGAATCTGGTGCGAGTTCCAATAAGGAACTAGTGGAACTCGCAACTCGGACAGAGTCTACTTTGAACAGCAAGACCAGAAAAGATGGACGGATGCTGGAGGTGCTGTGCCAGGCTGCTCACCAACCTCGAAGTCTCAAGTCTTTGTGTCGCCTGACTGTCTTGGAGGCTGTTGGCTATGGTCCCCAGCGGATACACAGATTGATGGCTCTTCCCATTCCTTTGCTGCTTAAGAAGTATTTTCTGTTTAGTGATATAACTCTAGAAGATCAGGATCTCGAAGGTCAAAAAGAGAAGTTTTGA
- the LOC112559061 gene encoding uncharacterized protein LOC112559061 isoform X2, giving the protein MVQTIASIYAQQRKPLSELDREGFNILHRLTKFKVTHKKKVQILKVLFQAGLNLDCKCKHGETALQMAVKQEQWKFARALVTLGADVHERDPGGRHILQMIATQNISDDQIDGCISFITLLNQSDVDFNVRCPNGDSFFQLAARHGNWQILEKVVVHVTLDIKDVDTKDDEGFTVLQRLASSESAYHIHLLQFLLEKGARCDTLNFRGDSAMHLAAEKNNWYIIEQLLASETKPHSDPTTAETDCQIGDTSACKHILHTTDTDGAGRAHFDIDLKDHSGNTVLYLSAKKGKWDLVHKLLMLGSDATLTDDKGHTVMYWLAAEDHATIANDRQRKKVLQCLKISSVALDEKDDFGDTLIQVAARNKNLDIVNILLDAVEDINMIDSSGFTILHRAVLCNPSVSLHIVKTLIDKEVDIECRCPDGNTALHLAANSRNWTVVQMLLENGADASSADNQGMSVLHRFLTPSQMKGSSCELSDCWLFNGEKRSLALVRLMVSRGAKINSTGPNGLTPVWLAVIKRKWSIVEFLLLCEATVPINTPYLFHELAKDTSVDAVLATTITSQLVRRGLNINEMTGDTPLNLAAKYQNWKVVRAFLEHGADASIVDSEGLFVCHRLLMDSGQSNFSEVNHFIYLMTKNGFDINQASRAGQNALQLALQRDEWKIFWCLVQYGASYRFLFCRKKNILENVFQCPRQMIKADNVKKFMLYVTDKDLFSRNGQNEIEMLKRKALIKCLSQYNWPVATVLVQCGVDISSSVEGKPLLHYVLFKYERQDHEMWLSFLDALLARGLDINCENGDGRTVLFYHDVYCSAECSNDDFNLLFHALIDRGANPLHTPRAGISLFRHYLNLEDTVGITLLKLLVQTGKLTIQARLTKPFKPRAATRSSCQQTTIPSGCWHQVVSRTPHHCRPNHLVSHSSLLITGPNSSLKTTNIYPMSSFYKH; this is encoded by the exons ATGGTTCAAACAATAGCGAGTATATATGCGCAACAAAGAAAACCTTTAAGCGAGCTTGATAGAGAGGGATTCAACATACTTCACAGACTTACAAAATTCAAAGtcacacacaagaaaaaggtTCAGATTTTGAAGGTCTTATTCCAAGCAGGTTTAAATCTCGATTGTAAGTGTAAACATGGCGAAACAGCTCTACAGATGGCTGTAAAGCAAGAACAGTGGAAGTTTGCTAGAGCTCTGGTCACCCTTGGGGCAGATGTTCATGAACGAGATCCGGGAGGACGTCACATCCTTCAAATGATCGCTACACAAAATATCAGTGATGATCAGATTGATGGCTGCATTTCATTCATAACTCTTCTCAATCAATCAGATGTAGACTTTAATGTAAGGTGTCCGAACGGGGACTCATTCTTTCAGTTAGCTGCCCGTCACGGCAACTGGCAGATATTGGAGAAGGTGGTTGTTCATGTAACCCTCGATATAAAAGACGTCGATACAAAAGACGATGAAGGATTTACAGTTCTTCAAAGGCTGGCCAGTAGTGAAAGTGCCTACCATATTCATCTTCTTCAATTTCTTTTGGAGAAAGGAGCCAGATGTGACACGCTGAATTTTAGGGGGGATAGCGCCATGCACTTGGCTGCAGAGAAAAATAACTGGTATATAATTGAACAGTTGCTTGCAAGTGAGACTAAGCCCCATTCAGATCCGACCACTGCTGAAACGGATTGTCAAATCGGTGATACAAGTGCCTGTAAACACATATTACACACCACAGACACAGATGGGGCAGGAAGGGCACATTTCGATATAGACCTAAAAGATCATTCTGGAAACACAGTTTTATATCTGAGCGCCAAGAAAGGGAAATGGGATTTGGTTCATAAGTTGCTGATGCTTGGCTCAGATGCCACGTTAACTGATGACAAAGGCCACACGGTCATGTACTGGCTAGCGGCTGAAGACCATGCGACGATTGCAAATgacagacagaggaagaaagTTCTACAATGCTTGAAAATCTCAAGTGTAGCCCTGGATGAAAAAGATGACTTCGGGGACACATTGATACAAGTTGCTgccagaaacaaaaatttagatATCGTGAATATACTTCTTGATGCCGTGGAGGACATCAACATGATTGACAGTAGTGGCTTTACTATTCTGCACAGAGCCGTGCTGTGTAACCCATCGGTGTCTTTGCACATCGTAAAGACCTTAATTGACAAAGAGGTGGACATAGAATGTCGCTGTCCAGATGGCAATACCGCCCTGCATCTGGCTGCTAATAGCAGGAACTGGACTGTCGTGCAAATGTTGCTCGAGAATGGAGCAGACGCTAGCAGCGCTGACAATCAAGGGATGTCGGTTTTACACAGATTCCTAACACCATCTCAAATGAAAGGTTCTTCTTGTGAGCTTTCAGACTGTTGGTTGTTCAATGGTGAGAAAAGATCGCTGGCCCTAGTAAGACTAATGGTTAGTAGAGGTGCCAAAATAAACTCTACAGGTCCGAATGGCTTGACGCCGGTGTGGCTCGCTGTCATTAAGAGAAAATGGAGCATTGtagaatttcttcttctttgtgaGGCTACAGTCCCAATAAACACACCATACCTTTTTCATGAACTAGCCAAGGACACTAGCGTAGATGCTGTTTTGGCAACAACAATCACAAGTCAACTGGTCAGGCGTGGCCTTAATATCAACGAGATGACGGGCGACACGCCGTTGAACCTGGCAGCTAAATATCAAAACTGGAAAGTCGTGCGCGCGTTTCTGGAACATGGGGCTGATGCAAGTATCGTAGATAGCGAGGGATTGTTTGTGTGTCACAGACTTCTGATGGACAGTGGTCAGAGTAACTTTTCTGAAGTAAATCACTTTATCTACTTAATGACAAAGAATGGGTTTGATATCAACCAGGCAAGTAGAGCTGGACAGAATGCCTTACAGCTAGCGTTACAAAGGGACGAGTGGAAGATCTTTTGGTGTCTGGTCCAGTATGGGGCATCTTACCGTTTTCTcttttgtagaaagaaaaacattttggaaaACGTTTTTCAGTGTCCAAGACAAATGATTAAGGCAGATAACGTTAAAAAATTTATGTTATATGTCACAGATAAAGACTTGTTTTCCAGAAATGGACAAAACgaaatagaaatgttgaaaCGCAAAGCACTTATAAAGTGTTTGTCACAGTATAACTGGCCTGTAGCCACAGTACTTGTCCAGTGTGGAGTAGACATCAGCAGCAGTGTTGAGGGTAAACCTCTGCTTCATTATGTCTTGTTTAAATATGAGCGACAAGATCATGAGATGTGGCTGTCTTTTCTAGATGCTTTGCTGGCTCGTGGTCTCGATATAAACTGTGAGAATGGAGACGGAAGaacagttcttttttatcatgaCGTGTACTGCAGTGCGGAATGTAGTAACGATGATTTTAACTTGCTTTTCCATGCATTAATCGACAGGGGAGCCAATCCTTTACATACACCTCGTGCGGGAATATCTCTGTTCAGACACTATTTGAATCTCGAGGATACCGTTGGTATTACCCTTCTCAAACTTCTCGTACAAACTGGTAAGCTAACCATTCAAGCGAGGCTAACAAAACCTTTCAAACCGAGGGCTGCAACACGCTCGTCTTGTCAGCAAACAA CCATCCCCTCTGGCTGCTGGCACCAAGTGGTCAGCCGTACACCACATCACTGTAGACCCAACCATCTGGTTTCTCACAGCAGCCTGCTGATCACTGGCCCGAACTCATcactgaaaacaacaaacatttaccCGATGTCATCATTTTATAAGCACTAG